A single genomic interval of Lacrimispora sphenoides JCM 1415 harbors:
- a CDS encoding methyl-accepting chemotaxis protein → MNEGKLLWKNRLSVKIPITMAIIILIVIVAMCSSLSLLAGTTVTRMTEKELNYIADENAKEVQSYLDSMLVFSQALSLEVQRYQALNMAEADKMLKDSLQGVLNNNKIFSAYYAFEPNKYMANTPNGLSYYAFRDGSGIGLDVLNDFGTYENEDYYLPAKNNLSVHVTEPYEYQLSTGEKVWLITLSSPIVNKNGEFLGVANCDIDMSSIAGLDYADGGYKTSYSYIVTNNGTCLAHTIDKGIVGSVPQSVSDYEAIRNAVTGGNSVTVKIKNSFSQGKPALAIHKALHVDGTDVNWSSAFVVNESEAMNSVTNMTFALAGIGTIGLIVLILVSVMALKKGLAPVDSVMDLAEKMRNGDLSHSNRDMIYKNDELGLLAKIFTETSEVLGGYINEISEVLEHVASGNLVVSIDRDFMGDFNKIKIDLSRILNSLNSTFHEMRAAAEQVASGAGQFSDSSQSLSQGAIEQASSVEELSAKIMEITNQVKESAMYANNANEKAETVGAELEKSNKQMNELLKAMNDITVTSSQIGIIIKTIEDIAFQTNILALNAAVEAARAGEAGKGFAVVADEVRNLASKSAEAAKNTTGLIESSLHSVEEGGRFAEITATSLGKVVAGAKEIISDIAEISEKSKVQSSSLEEVTAGIDQISNVVQNNAAIAEESAATSQELSAQAQMLKEQIARFRIK, encoded by the coding sequence ATGAACGAAGGAAAATTACTATGGAAAAACAGACTTTCAGTAAAGATTCCGATTACAATGGCTATAATAATCTTAATTGTCATTGTAGCAATGTGCTCCAGTTTAAGTTTGTTAGCAGGTACTACCGTAACCAGAATGACGGAGAAGGAGCTGAACTATATTGCAGATGAAAATGCAAAAGAAGTGCAGTCGTATTTAGACAGTATGCTTGTATTTTCCCAGGCGTTATCCTTAGAGGTGCAGAGATATCAGGCGCTTAACATGGCGGAAGCAGACAAAATGCTGAAAGATTCTTTACAGGGGGTATTAAATAATAACAAGATATTTTCAGCATATTATGCGTTTGAACCAAACAAATATATGGCGAATACACCCAACGGACTTTCTTATTATGCATTCCGTGACGGCTCCGGTATAGGTCTTGATGTTTTGAATGATTTTGGAACATATGAAAATGAAGATTACTATTTACCTGCAAAGAACAACTTATCCGTTCATGTAACAGAACCGTATGAGTACCAGCTTTCTACCGGTGAAAAGGTCTGGCTGATTACATTGAGCAGCCCTATTGTAAATAAAAACGGTGAATTTTTAGGGGTTGCTAATTGCGACATCGATATGTCCAGTATTGCTGGTCTGGACTACGCAGACGGAGGATATAAAACTTCCTACAGCTATATAGTCACAAATAATGGAACCTGCCTGGCACACACAATAGACAAAGGAATCGTTGGCAGCGTGCCGCAGTCTGTTTCAGATTATGAAGCGATTCGGAATGCAGTAACAGGCGGAAATTCGGTAACAGTTAAAATTAAGAATTCTTTTTCCCAGGGAAAACCTGCATTGGCTATTCATAAAGCACTTCATGTAGATGGGACTGATGTGAACTGGTCGAGTGCTTTTGTAGTGAATGAAAGCGAGGCAATGAACTCAGTGACAAATATGACTTTCGCACTAGCGGGTATTGGTACGATTGGATTAATTGTACTGATATTAGTCAGTGTTATGGCACTTAAGAAAGGTCTTGCTCCAGTGGATTCCGTCATGGATCTGGCAGAAAAGATGAGAAACGGTGATCTTTCCCACAGCAATAGGGACATGATTTATAAAAATGATGAATTAGGATTGCTGGCTAAGATTTTTACGGAAACTTCGGAAGTATTGGGCGGCTATATCAATGAAATCTCGGAAGTGCTTGAACATGTAGCTTCAGGCAATCTGGTTGTTTCAATTGACAGGGACTTTATGGGAGATTTTAATAAAATAAAGATTGATTTAAGCCGTATATTAAATTCTCTAAATAGTACGTTCCACGAAATGAGGGCAGCTGCTGAACAGGTGGCATCCGGTGCCGGACAGTTTTCTGACAGCTCCCAGTCATTGAGTCAGGGGGCAATCGAACAGGCTAGCTCGGTAGAAGAGCTTTCCGCTAAAATCATGGAAATCACCAATCAGGTCAAGGAAAGCGCAATGTACGCGAATAATGCAAATGAAAAGGCTGAGACTGTAGGAGCAGAACTGGAAAAAAGCAATAAACAGATGAATGAACTTTTAAAAGCCATGAATGATATCACTGTAACTTCAAGCCAGATTGGAATTATTATAAAGACGATAGAAGATATTGCATTCCAGACCAATATATTGGCTCTTAATGCGGCTGTTGAAGCGGCCAGAGCGGGAGAAGCAGGAAAAGGATTTGCAGTTGTTGCAGATGAAGTAAGAAATCTTGCATCAAAGAGTGCAGAGGCAGCTAAGAATACGACCGGATTAATTGAAAGTTCCCTTCATTCCGTAGAAGAAGGTGGTAGATTTGCTGAGATTACAGCGACTTCACTTGGAAAGGTTGTAGCAGGCGCCAAAGAAATTATTTCAGATATTGCAGAAATTTCAGAGAAATCAAAAGTGCAGTCTTCCTCTTTAGAAGAAGTTACCGCAGGCATTGATCAGATTTCAAATGTCGTTCAGAACAATGCGGCTATCGCTGAGGAAAGCGCAGCGACCAGTCAGGAATTATCGGCACAGGCTCAGATGCTTAAAGAACAGATTGCAAGATTTAGGATTAAATAA
- a CDS encoding metal ABC transporter ATP-binding protein produces MSPLIQCSHVDFGYENQDAVVDVTMDVNPGEYVCIVGENGSGKSTLMKGLLGLLKPTGGVISVSDELKKSGIGYLPQQNAAQKDFPATVREVVLSGCLSRRGSWPFYSGKEKRLAVKNMERLGIMGIAGKCYRELSGGQQQRTLIARALCATDKLLIMDEPITGLDPSAIAEFYEIIRKLNREEGVAILMVSHDVANAVKEADMILHLKREVLFYGTTKEYLKSKAGYFYTGGA; encoded by the coding sequence ATGAGCCCATTAATACAATGCAGTCATGTGGATTTTGGATATGAGAACCAGGATGCTGTAGTGGATGTGACTATGGACGTTAATCCGGGGGAGTATGTCTGCATCGTGGGAGAGAACGGTTCCGGAAAAAGTACTTTGATGAAGGGACTTTTAGGGCTGTTAAAGCCCACAGGCGGGGTCATATCCGTGTCCGATGAATTGAAAAAGAGCGGGATCGGCTATCTGCCTCAACAGAATGCGGCTCAAAAGGATTTTCCGGCAACGGTCCGTGAGGTGGTCTTATCCGGCTGTTTAAGCCGCAGAGGAAGCTGGCCCTTTTATTCCGGTAAGGAAAAAAGGCTTGCAGTTAAAAATATGGAGCGTTTAGGAATTATGGGCATTGCCGGTAAATGCTACCGTGAATTATCAGGAGGCCAGCAGCAGAGAACCCTGATTGCAAGAGCTCTTTGCGCCACGGATAAGCTTCTGATCATGGATGAACCTATTACAGGTCTGGATCCCTCGGCCATTGCGGAATTCTATGAGATTATCCGTAAATTGAACCGTGAGGAAGGGGTTGCCATTCTAATGGTATCCCATGATGTGGCCAATGCTGTAAAAGAGGCGGACATGATCCTTCATTTGAAACGGGAGGTCTTATTCTACGGGACAACAAAGGAGTATTTAAAAAGCAAAGCCGGATATTTTTATACAGGGGGTGCGTGA
- a CDS encoding PTS fructose transporter subunit IIABC yields MKISELLKKESIELGVKVTSKEEAIDRLVGLMEAGGRLKDQAGYKEGILAREALGSTAVGDGIAIPHAKVAAVKEPGLSAIVVPEGVDYEAFDGSLAHLIFMIAAPEGEADVHLEALSRLSTLLMDPDFKGDLTKARSKEEFLQLIDDKESERYQKKEVKAEPAAKVPRGYQVLAVTACPTGIAHTFMAAENLEQQGKKLGIPLKAETNGAEGVGNALTKEEIAAADGIIIAADKKVDMARFDGKRVVVATVTEGIQKGEELVKRAVSPETPVYHHSGSASSSESGDQENVGRSIYKHLMNGVSHMLPFVIGGGILIALAFLFDDYSIDPSNFGKNTPLAAYLKTIGEQAFGMMLPVLAGYIAMSIADRPGLAVGFVGGLIAKMGATFANPAGGSVNSGFLGALLAGFIGGYIVIMLKKVFGKLPKSLEGIKPVLLYPLIGIFLVAVVTTFINPFVGAINDGLTGLLNGMGGTSKIILGVVVGGMMSVDMGGPVNKAAYVFGTAQLAEGNFDIMAAVMAGGMVPPIAVALCTTFFKKKFTEKERQSGVVNYIMGLSFISEGAIPFAAADPIRVIPSCIVGSAIAGGLSMALGCTLRAPHGGIFVLPTIGNPLGYLLAIVIGSAAGCLVMAALKKNLETE; encoded by the coding sequence ATGAAAATTTCAGAATTGTTAAAAAAGGAAAGCATTGAGCTGGGAGTAAAGGTTACAAGCAAGGAAGAAGCCATCGACAGGCTGGTCGGCTTAATGGAAGCCGGCGGAAGGCTTAAGGATCAAGCTGGATACAAGGAAGGCATTCTGGCAAGAGAGGCCCTTGGAAGTACGGCGGTTGGTGACGGAATCGCCATTCCCCATGCAAAGGTGGCAGCGGTAAAGGAGCCGGGCCTTTCTGCGATCGTAGTGCCGGAAGGTGTGGATTATGAGGCTTTTGACGGTTCCCTTGCTCATTTGATTTTCATGATCGCGGCACCTGAGGGAGAAGCGGATGTTCACCTGGAGGCGTTGTCCAGGCTTTCTACTCTTCTTATGGACCCGGATTTTAAGGGTGATTTAACAAAAGCCAGGTCAAAGGAAGAATTTTTACAGCTCATTGACGATAAAGAGTCAGAACGGTATCAGAAGAAGGAAGTAAAAGCGGAACCGGCGGCAAAGGTTCCCAGGGGATATCAGGTTTTGGCAGTGACTGCATGTCCCACTGGAATTGCCCATACCTTTATGGCTGCAGAGAACTTAGAGCAGCAGGGGAAGAAGCTTGGAATTCCCCTTAAGGCGGAGACCAACGGAGCAGAAGGAGTAGGCAATGCTCTGACAAAAGAGGAGATTGCCGCAGCAGACGGAATCATCATAGCAGCGGATAAGAAGGTTGATATGGCCCGCTTTGACGGAAAGCGGGTGGTCGTGGCCACTGTAACAGAAGGAATCCAAAAGGGAGAAGAACTGGTCAAACGGGCAGTCAGCCCGGAAACTCCTGTTTACCATCATTCCGGATCTGCTTCCTCATCAGAAAGCGGAGACCAGGAGAATGTCGGCCGCTCCATCTATAAACATTTGATGAACGGCGTTTCCCATATGCTTCCTTTCGTGATCGGCGGAGGTATTTTGATCGCCCTGGCGTTCCTGTTTGATGATTATTCCATTGATCCTTCTAATTTTGGAAAGAACACTCCCCTGGCCGCTTATTTAAAAACCATTGGGGAACAGGCCTTTGGAATGATGCTTCCGGTTCTGGCAGGATATATTGCCATGAGCATTGCAGACCGTCCCGGTCTGGCAGTGGGATTTGTCGGCGGGCTTATTGCTAAAATGGGTGCAACGTTTGCAAACCCGGCTGGCGGAAGTGTAAACTCAGGCTTCCTTGGAGCCTTGTTAGCCGGGTTTATCGGCGGTTACATTGTAATCATGCTTAAAAAGGTATTTGGCAAGCTTCCAAAGTCCCTGGAAGGAATCAAACCTGTTCTTTTGTATCCTTTAATCGGTATTTTCCTTGTAGCTGTGGTAACGACCTTTATCAATCCTTTTGTAGGCGCTATTAACGATGGACTTACAGGCCTGTTAAACGGTATGGGCGGCACCAGCAAGATCATCCTTGGAGTTGTCGTGGGAGGCATGATGTCCGTAGATATGGGAGGTCCTGTGAATAAGGCTGCTTATGTGTTTGGTACGGCTCAGCTGGCGGAAGGCAATTTTGATATTATGGCAGCTGTTATGGCTGGCGGTATGGTTCCGCCAATTGCCGTTGCTCTCTGCACCACATTTTTTAAAAAGAAATTTACGGAGAAAGAGCGTCAGTCCGGCGTGGTCAACTATATTATGGGATTATCCTTTATTTCTGAGGGAGCCATCCCCTTTGCAGCTGCTGATCCCATCCGTGTGATTCCTTCCTGTATCGTCGGTTCTGCAATAGCAGGCGGCCTTTCCATGGCTCTTGGCTGTACCCTTCGGGCACCTCATGGCGGGATATTCGTCCTTCCTACCATTGGAAATCCCTTGGGATACCTGTTAGCCATTGTCATTGGTTCTGCTGCAGGCTGCCTCGTAATGGCGGCATTAAAGAAGAATCTGGAAACAGAGTAA
- the pfkB gene encoding 1-phosphofructokinase, whose protein sequence is MIYTVTFNPALDYVVRVDHFALGAVNRTKQESIYYGGKGLNVSAVLSTLGYGNTALGFVAGFTGDEIERGVKGLGFHSDFIRVEKGLSRINVKLRSQEETEINGMGPEITGKDVKQLFEKLDRLTAGDVLVLSGSIPKSIDDDIYERIMESLDGRGVRIVVDATKDLLINVLPYHPFLIKPNNHELGEMFGVTLHGPEEIIDYGKRLQEKGARNVLISMAGDGAILITEEEEVFRMGVPKGTVKNSVGAGDSMVAGFIAGYLENGSFKHALRLGSAAGSASAFSEGLAGREDIMRLYEELSKEGF, encoded by the coding sequence ATGATTTACACCGTAACATTTAATCCGGCATTGGATTATGTCGTAAGGGTAGATCACTTTGCACTGGGAGCAGTCAATAGAACGAAGCAGGAAAGCATCTATTATGGGGGAAAAGGACTCAATGTATCTGCGGTTTTATCGACTTTGGGGTATGGAAATACCGCACTGGGCTTTGTGGCAGGGTTTACCGGAGATGAAATTGAACGGGGAGTGAAAGGGCTGGGATTTCATTCGGATTTTATCCGCGTTGAAAAGGGGCTGTCCAGGATCAATGTGAAGCTTAGATCCCAGGAAGAAACAGAAATCAATGGCATGGGCCCTGAGATCACCGGAAAAGACGTAAAGCAGCTTTTTGAAAAGCTGGACCGTCTGACAGCAGGGGATGTGCTGGTCTTATCTGGCAGCATTCCTAAATCCATTGACGATGACATCTATGAGCGGATCATGGAGTCTTTAGACGGAAGGGGAGTCCGTATCGTGGTGGATGCTACAAAGGATTTGCTTATTAATGTACTTCCTTATCATCCGTTCCTTATTAAGCCCAATAATCATGAGCTGGGAGAAATGTTTGGCGTAACCTTACATGGCCCGGAGGAGATCATTGATTACGGAAAGCGTCTTCAGGAAAAAGGTGCCAGAAATGTACTGATTTCCATGGCAGGAGACGGAGCGATCCTGATTACGGAAGAAGAGGAAGTATTCCGGATGGGAGTGCCTAAAGGAACGGTGAAGAATTCCGTGGGAGCAGGAGATTCCATGGTGGCAGGATTTATTGCAGGTTACTTGGAAAACGGCAGCTTTAAGCATGCCCTGCGTCTGGGAAGCGCAGCGGGAAGTGCCAGTGCCTTTTCGGAGGGGCTTGCAGGCAGGGAAGATATTATGAGATTGTATGAAGAATTATCAAAGGAGGGGTTTTGA
- a CDS encoding metal ABC transporter substrate-binding protein, which produces MESDRRMIMNKKSLKKLLFLCLAIPFAAVALLGCSRNERPSYTGESKLKVVTTLFPYYDFTRQVAGDKVELTMVVPAGMDSHSFEPTPADVQVIREADVLICNGGALEHWLSQVLNAVDSGSMAVVTGMDQVNAVQEELVEGMEEEKHHEDDDGHGGDIEYDEHIWTSPVNAMILVESIRDTLSEKDPENRSYYEERAKSYLEKLKKLDDEFRKVTENKKRDMIVVGDKFPFRYLADEYGLSYRAAFSGCSTDTEPSARTIAYLIDKMRLEQIPVIYYLELSSHRVSEIIAEETGAEPLLLHSCHNVSRREFDSGVTYLDLMEQNVINLKRGLDE; this is translated from the coding sequence ATGGAATCAGATAGGAGAATGATAATGAATAAAAAAAGCTTAAAAAAACTCCTGTTTTTATGCCTTGCCATTCCTTTTGCAGCCGTGGCATTATTGGGCTGCAGCAGAAATGAAAGGCCCTCATATACGGGAGAATCTAAGCTCAAGGTTGTGACGACCCTGTTTCCATATTATGACTTTACAAGACAGGTGGCCGGTGACAAGGTGGAACTGACCATGGTGGTTCCGGCAGGAATGGACAGCCATTCCTTCGAGCCAACTCCCGCAGATGTACAGGTCATCCGGGAGGCAGATGTTTTAATATGCAACGGCGGGGCCTTAGAACACTGGCTTTCCCAGGTTCTCAATGCAGTTGATTCCGGTTCCATGGCGGTTGTCACGGGTATGGACCAGGTGAATGCGGTGCAGGAAGAACTGGTGGAAGGGATGGAAGAGGAAAAACACCATGAAGACGATGACGGCCATGGCGGGGATATAGAATATGATGAGCATATCTGGACCTCTCCTGTGAATGCCATGATCCTGGTGGAGTCGATCCGGGATACCCTTTCAGAAAAAGATCCGGAAAACCGGAGTTATTATGAAGAGAGAGCAAAGTCATACCTTGAAAAGCTTAAAAAACTCGACGATGAGTTCCGTAAGGTGACAGAAAATAAAAAGCGGGATATGATCGTTGTAGGAGATAAATTTCCGTTCCGTTATCTGGCAGATGAATACGGCCTGTCTTACCGGGCAGCGTTTTCCGGCTGCAGCACGGATACGGAACCAAGTGCAAGAACCATTGCATATCTCATTGACAAAATGCGCTTGGAACAGATTCCGGTGATTTATTACCTGGAGCTTTCCAGTCACCGGGTGTCTGAGATCATTGCAGAGGAGACAGGGGCAGAACCCCTTTTGCTTCATTCCTGCCACAATGTTTCAAGAAGAGAGTTTGACAGCGGTGTCACCTATCTCGACCTTATGGAGCAGAATGTGATTAATTTAAAAAGAGGATTGGATGAATGA
- a CDS encoding HAD family hydrolase, translated as MYQCCIFDLDGTIINTIHSLAYSISLTMEHFGYGSIDVDHTKKFVGDGFKKLVERALIYSGDDKLIHYEEALAFYEETFEKNCLYKVEAYEGMTEFLTFLKDKGIKIGVLTNKGHERAVECVEAVYGKGFFDLITGEGNGVKCKPDPSGAFMTAEYFHAKPSECLYFGDTNTDMKTGINAGMDTAAVTWGFRERAELEAFHPRYMINHPNEIKYVFE; from the coding sequence ATGTACCAATGCTGTATATTTGATCTGGACGGAACCATTATCAACACCATTCATTCCCTTGCTTACAGTATAAGCCTGACCATGGAGCATTTTGGCTATGGATCAATCGATGTGGATCACACCAAGAAGTTTGTAGGGGATGGATTTAAAAAGCTGGTGGAACGGGCCCTTATTTATTCGGGAGATGATAAGCTGATCCATTATGAGGAAGCCCTTGCATTTTATGAGGAAACCTTTGAGAAAAACTGCCTTTACAAGGTGGAGGCATACGAAGGGATGACAGAGTTTCTGACATTTCTTAAGGATAAGGGAATTAAGATCGGGGTTCTGACCAACAAAGGTCATGAACGGGCCGTTGAATGCGTGGAAGCCGTTTACGGCAAAGGATTTTTTGATTTAATTACCGGAGAGGGCAATGGGGTCAAATGCAAGCCTGATCCATCAGGAGCCTTCATGACAGCAGAGTATTTTCATGCAAAGCCATCGGAATGTCTTTATTTTGGAGATACCAATACCGATATGAAGACAGGTATCAATGCTGGAATGGACACGGCAGCCGTAACCTGGGGTTTTCGTGAACGGGCGGAGCTGGAAGCATTTCATCCCAGGTACATGATAAATCATCCCAATGAGATTAAGTATGTTTTTGAATAA
- a CDS encoding metallophosphoesterase, producing MNKRKKNWLLVLIYTIMILLCFGIVMVVDHLDTSDRDRKETTGSPYEESSDKSGQEESTEINDLINPDPEINGETGKQETRKEIRKKQPAKPPVIEEEEEPEEYKPPVIVVASDVHYYSPDLTDYGEAFEEMEKGDDGKLVHYIPQLMDAFTAEMEELKPSAVILSGDLTLNGEKAGHEALAQKLEILEEKGVKVLVIPGNHDINNYFSASYFGKEKEVADIVDPEGFYNIYRRFGYDQARSRDEDSLSYVYELDEKNWLLMLDSAQYEPLNKVGGRIKEETLKWMNEQLEEAKDLGVTVIPVAHHNLLKESILYPNDCTLENSQNVIELLESYRVPVYISGHLHLQRTKKHKPEPGEREDAYHISEVVADSFAISPCRYGILKWTEDGRLVYTTRETDVERWAKSAGVSDENLLMFKEYGMKFLIDVISSQVSGKIKNLPEEQVEKMAGLYGDINKAYCEGTPVNAKEIRSEEAFRLWQRNLPDSRMFAEIGMILKDTGNDHNTWEYDLQKKE from the coding sequence ATGAACAAAAGAAAAAAGAACTGGCTCCTGGTCCTGATTTATACAATCATGATTCTCCTTTGTTTTGGCATTGTCATGGTTGTGGATCACCTGGATACCTCCGACCGTGACAGGAAGGAAACGACCGGAAGTCCTTATGAGGAAAGCTCAGATAAATCAGGCCAGGAGGAAAGTACAGAAATAAATGATCTTATAAACCCTGATCCAGAGATAAATGGTGAAACGGGGAAGCAGGAAACCAGGAAAGAGATCAGGAAAAAGCAGCCGGCTAAGCCGCCTGTGATAGAAGAAGAGGAAGAGCCGGAGGAATATAAACCTCCTGTGATCGTGGTCGCCTCTGATGTCCATTATTATTCTCCGGATCTGACAGATTATGGGGAAGCCTTTGAAGAGATGGAAAAAGGTGACGATGGAAAGCTGGTCCATTATATTCCTCAGCTCATGGACGCATTTACGGCTGAAATGGAGGAACTTAAGCCATCTGCCGTGATTCTGAGCGGAGATCTTACTCTTAATGGGGAAAAGGCAGGGCATGAGGCATTGGCTCAGAAACTTGAGATACTGGAAGAAAAGGGTGTAAAGGTGCTTGTCATACCTGGAAACCATGATATCAACAATTATTTTTCAGCCTCCTATTTCGGCAAAGAGAAGGAGGTGGCGGATATCGTGGATCCAGAAGGCTTTTATAACATTTACCGCCGTTTTGGATATGACCAGGCAAGGAGCCGGGATGAGGATTCCTTAAGCTATGTTTATGAGCTGGATGAAAAAAACTGGCTTTTAATGCTTGACTCCGCCCAGTATGAACCCCTTAATAAAGTAGGGGGAAGAATCAAAGAAGAAACCCTTAAGTGGATGAATGAACAGCTGGAAGAGGCAAAGGATCTGGGGGTAACCGTGATACCGGTTGCTCATCATAACCTGTTAAAGGAAAGCATTCTCTATCCAAACGACTGCACCCTGGAAAACAGTCAGAATGTGATAGAGCTTTTGGAATCTTACCGGGTTCCTGTTTACATAAGCGGTCATCTGCATTTGCAGAGGACAAAGAAGCATAAGCCGGAACCGGGAGAGCGGGAAGATGCATACCACATCAGTGAGGTGGTGGCGGACTCCTTCGCTATCTCTCCCTGCAGATACGGCATTCTTAAATGGACGGAGGATGGAAGACTGGTTTATACTACCAGGGAAACGGATGTGGAACGCTGGGCAAAAAGTGCGGGAGTTTCTGATGAAAACCTTCTAATGTTTAAGGAATACGGCATGAAATTTCTTATAGATGTGATCAGCAGCCAGGTTTCCGGCAAAATCAAAAACCTGCCGGAGGAGCAGGTGGAAAAGATGGCAGGATTATATGGGGATATTAATAAAGCCTACTGTGAAGGGACTCCTGTTAATGCAAAGGAGATACGGTCAGAGGAAGCCTTCCGTCTATGGCAGAGGAATCTGCCTGACAGCAGGATGTTTGCTGAAATCGGCATGATTCTTAAGGATACAGGTAACGATCACAATACCTGGGAGTATGATCTTCAGAAAAAGGAGTGA
- a CDS encoding MurR/RpiR family transcriptional regulator, with protein MQENISVSGVLCSSYDSFFEAEKKIADYILAHKSEIIDMTVAELALASGTSDATVSRFCRRCGFNGFHHLKINLAKEVAEERGNSIEVSNDISRDSIAQSLQNILANKVAELTQTISMMDPEELDRILSVIEHARTVQLVAVGNTIPVALDGSFKFNQLGIPTVSGTIWETQMAYTCNLKEEDAIIIISNSGFSKRLMTLVAVAKENHTPTIAITNNSSSPLGRACDYHITTATREKLLLGEFCFSRVSATTVIEILYLFLSVSKKDSHDRIRRHEIAISDDKK; from the coding sequence ATGCAGGAAAATATTAGCGTATCCGGTGTTCTCTGCTCATCCTATGATTCGTTTTTTGAAGCGGAAAAAAAGATTGCGGATTATATTCTGGCACATAAAAGTGAAATAATCGATATGACAGTAGCGGAACTGGCTCTGGCAAGCGGAACAAGCGATGCCACTGTATCCAGATTCTGCAGAAGGTGCGGATTTAACGGTTTTCATCACTTAAAGATCAATCTGGCAAAAGAGGTGGCAGAGGAAAGAGGCAATTCCATTGAAGTCTCCAATGACATCAGCCGGGACAGCATTGCTCAGTCCCTTCAGAATATATTGGCCAATAAGGTAGCGGAACTGACCCAGACCATATCCATGATGGATCCGGAAGAGTTAGACCGGATTTTGTCTGTGATTGAACATGCCAGAACCGTGCAGCTGGTTGCTGTGGGAAATACCATACCGGTCGCTCTGGATGGCTCTTTTAAATTCAATCAACTGGGGATTCCGACCGTATCCGGTACCATCTGGGAGACACAGATGGCTTATACCTGCAATCTTAAGGAAGAGGATGCGATCATCATCATATCCAATTCCGGCTTTTCCAAGCGGTTAATGACTCTGGTGGCAGTTGCAAAAGAAAACCATACGCCAACCATTGCCATTACGAATAATTCGTCATCTCCTCTTGGACGTGCCTGTGATTACCATATTACGACTGCCACCAGAGAAAAGCTTCTTCTGGGAGAATTCTGTTTTTCCAGAGTGTCGGCTACGACAGTGATTGAAATATTGTATCTGTTTTTGTCTGTCAGCAAAAAGGATTCCCATGACCGCATCAGGCGTCATGAGATCGCGATTTCCGATGACAAGAAGTAA
- a CDS encoding LCP family protein yields MNEYLFFLFDNMGGTMTKHLKWGLIMIAAVWAALIGTMLGYAWNIMHMPKAPKLQMPQLQNTNISIETQEKMEGYWTVAVFGVDSREGTLDKGTRSDMQMILNVDLGTGEIRIVSIYRDTYLRIDEKERYDKINEAYFKGGPKQAIEALKDNLDLTIDDYASFSWKAVADAINLLGGIDVDISHEEFRVINGFITETVESTGVGSYHLKEEGPNHLDGVQAVAYARLRKMDTDFKRTERQREVVDLALKKAREADAATLSKVAAAVLPQISTSVGMKDLLPMMKNIKRFHLTETEGFPSKLKDVMIGKRDCVVPVTLESNVKRLHQFLFDEENYEPSETVKEISRQIELRIKNKK; encoded by the coding sequence ATGAATGAGTATCTCTTCTTTTTATTTGACAATATGGGAGGAACCATGACGAAACACTTAAAATGGGGATTGATTATGATAGCGGCCGTCTGGGCCGCCTTAATTGGGACGATGCTTGGATATGCCTGGAACATCATGCATATGCCCAAAGCTCCCAAGCTGCAGATGCCTCAGCTTCAAAATACGAATATAAGCATTGAGACCCAGGAAAAGATGGAGGGCTACTGGACGGTAGCGGTGTTTGGCGTGGATTCCAGGGAGGGGACCCTGGATAAAGGGACCCGGTCGGATATGCAGATGATCCTTAATGTAGATCTTGGAACAGGAGAAATACGCATTGTTTCAATCTACCGGGACACCTATTTACGGATAGACGAGAAGGAGCGCTATGATAAGATCAATGAGGCATATTTTAAAGGAGGACCGAAACAGGCCATAGAGGCCCTAAAGGATAATCTGGATCTGACCATTGACGATTACGCGTCATTTAGCTGGAAGGCCGTTGCTGATGCCATCAATCTTCTGGGAGGGATCGATGTGGATATCAGTCATGAGGAATTCCGGGTGATTAACGGCTTTATTACGGAAACGGTGGAATCAACGGGCGTAGGCTCCTATCACTTAAAAGAGGAAGGCCCTAACCATTTGGACGGGGTCCAGGCAGTTGCCTATGCAAGGCTCAGAAAAATGGATACGGACTTTAAACGGACGGAACGTCAGAGAGAAGTGGTCGACTTAGCGCTTAAAAAGGCCAGGGAAGCGGATGCCGCAACCTTAAGCAAGGTGGCTGCTGCCGTGCTTCCCCAGATATCCACCAGCGTCGGAATGAAGGATCTGCTTCCTATGATGAAAAATATAAAAAGGTTTCACCTGACTGAAACGGAAGGATTTCCATCAAAGCTTAAGGATGTCATGATCGGTAAAAGAGACTGTGTTGTCCCGGTGACCTTGGAATCAAACGTAAAAAGGCTTCATCAGTTCCTGTTTGATGAAGAAAACTATGAACCCTCAGAGACGGTAAAAGAGATCAGCAGACAGATCGAGCTCCGGATAAAAAATAAGAAATAA